Part of the Cryptosporangium arvum DSM 44712 genome, TGACGGTTTCGCCTGCCATGGGGTGCGATCCTCCTCAACCGGTTTCGTCGAACACCATGCACGAGGGGTACGACGAAAAGCGGTTGATCTCAGCGCATCAGCGCTGGTCGGGGCGGATGACCTTCGTCCGCAGAACGGACTCGTTGAGGTTCAGCTGACGGTCGAGCTCCGCAACGGCCGGAGGCTCCGAGTTCAGGTCGACGATGGCGTAGATGCCTTCGACCTTCTTGTTGATCTCGTACGAGAGCCGACGGCGGCCCCATACGTCGACCTTCTCGACGCTGCCACCAGCAGTGCGGATCACGTTGAGGAACGT contains:
- the rpsF gene encoding 30S ribosomal protein S6 produces the protein MRHYEVMVILDPDLEERTVQPSLDTFLNVIRTAGGSVEKVDVWGRRRLSYEINKKVEGIYAIVDLNSEPPAVAELDRQLNLNESVLRTKVIRPDQR